One Thermococcus sp. LS1 genomic window carries:
- a CDS encoding DNA polymerase sliding clamp: MPFEIVFDGAKDFADLIATASNLIDEAAFKITEEGISMRAMDPSRVVLIDLNLPESIFSKYEVEEEETIGINMDHFKKILKRGKNKDTLILRKGDENFLEVTFEGTAKRTFKLPLIEVEELELDLPELPFTAKVVVLGEVLKEAVKDASLVSDALKFIARENEFIMKAEGETNEVEIKLTLEDEGLLDLEVEEETKSAYGISYLADMIKGIGKADEVIIRFGNEMPLQMEYPIRDEGKLIFLLAPRVED, from the coding sequence ATGCCGTTCGAAATAGTTTTTGATGGTGCCAAAGATTTCGCCGATCTTATAGCCACCGCAAGCAACCTGATTGACGAGGCGGCTTTCAAGATAACTGAGGAAGGAATAAGCATGCGCGCCATGGACCCGAGCAGGGTCGTTCTCATCGACCTCAACCTCCCGGAGAGCATATTCTCCAAGTATGAGGTCGAGGAAGAGGAGACGATTGGAATCAACATGGACCACTTCAAGAAGATACTCAAGCGCGGCAAGAACAAGGACACCCTCATCCTCAGGAAGGGCGACGAGAACTTCCTCGAGGTCACCTTCGAGGGAACCGCCAAGAGAACCTTCAAGCTGCCACTCATCGAGGTCGAGGAACTCGAGCTCGACCTTCCAGAACTTCCGTTCACAGCAAAGGTCGTTGTTCTCGGAGAGGTTCTCAAGGAGGCCGTTAAGGACGCCTCCCTCGTCAGCGACGCCCTCAAGTTCATAGCAAGGGAGAACGAGTTCATCATGAAGGCAGAGGGCGAGACCAACGAGGTCGAGATAAAGCTCACCCTTGAGGACGAGGGTCTGCTCGACCTCGAGGTTGAGGAGGAAACCAAGAGCGCCTACGGAATCAGCTACCTCGCCGACATGATAAAAGGTATCGGAAAGGCCGACGAGGTCATCATAAGGTTCGGCAACGAGATGCCCCTCCAGATGGAGTACCCGATAAGGGACGAGGGTAAGCTGATATTCCTCCTCGCTCCGCGCGTCGAGGACTGA
- a CDS encoding molybdopterin-dependent oxidoreductase — MPFSACMRDCYDTCSMISEVKNGRLVVKGNSRHPITEGFLCPKGALLPKWFHAEDRLKVPLIRAGERGSRKFREASWAEAINLVAQKLMETIDEYGSESVLVYQYAGDRGTVNYAFPLRLFHYLNTAMLDYGICDRAGQEALRDIYGTAVGMDPEELKRQKLIVYWGINAFWTNLHGFMLAKKHNLEIWTVDVVRTETAKRSDKFFQIMPDTDVLLALAVAKLIIENELYDKDFVRENVYGFKEFKNYVIKLGLDFVERETGLSYEEIEEFAFDFAEKKGVIHIGYGFQRSLSGGEAVRAISILPALVGHHFGFIYDMKTIDKSYAEGAFLRTKPAKRIPQMKLAEYIEKGEIKFLYVYNSNPLASLPNQNRLRRALVENDVFIVTHDIFLTDTALFSDVVLPANTFFERLDIVDSYYHRHVALNEPVAELYGKSNSEVTRLLAKALGIENPHLYESDEEVIRKVLEINDLSWEELKAKGFVKVLEKPRKWETPSGKIEFYSQRATERGLSPFPEYKPPQGNYPLRLLSPTHRMTITSQYHNTYGIIDPSLYMNPDDAEERGICDGDTVEVFNDNGRIKTTVKLSDDVPKGVVLLYKAFWPSLLGWNVNFLTSDKTVEKYGNGSAYHSTWIDVRKV; from the coding sequence ATGCCGTTCTCCGCCTGCATGCGGGACTGCTACGACACCTGCTCGATGATAAGTGAGGTTAAGAATGGGCGCCTAGTTGTCAAAGGAAACTCCAGGCATCCAATAACGGAGGGGTTCCTTTGTCCAAAGGGCGCGCTTCTGCCCAAGTGGTTCCACGCGGAGGACAGGCTTAAGGTTCCGCTCATTAGAGCGGGCGAGAGAGGAAGTAGAAAATTCCGAGAGGCGAGCTGGGCGGAGGCCATCAACCTCGTCGCCCAAAAACTGATGGAGACGATAGATGAGTACGGAAGCGAGAGCGTCCTCGTCTACCAGTACGCGGGGGATAGGGGCACTGTGAACTATGCCTTCCCGCTTAGGCTCTTCCACTACCTGAACACCGCAATGCTTGATTACGGAATTTGCGACCGGGCTGGCCAGGAGGCTTTGAGGGACATCTATGGAACGGCAGTTGGAATGGATCCCGAGGAGCTAAAAAGGCAGAAGCTCATCGTGTACTGGGGCATCAACGCCTTCTGGACCAACCTTCACGGCTTTATGCTGGCCAAAAAGCACAACCTTGAAATCTGGACCGTTGACGTCGTCAGAACCGAGACGGCAAAGAGAAGCGACAAGTTCTTCCAGATAATGCCCGATACCGATGTCCTCCTCGCTCTGGCCGTTGCGAAGCTCATCATAGAGAATGAGCTCTATGATAAGGACTTCGTCCGCGAGAACGTTTATGGTTTTAAAGAATTCAAGAATTATGTAATTAAACTGGGCCTTGACTTCGTGGAGCGCGAAACGGGTTTGAGCTATGAAGAAATTGAGGAGTTTGCCTTCGACTTCGCCGAGAAAAAAGGTGTTATACATATCGGATACGGCTTCCAGAGGTCTTTGAGTGGCGGAGAGGCAGTGAGGGCCATCTCAATTCTCCCGGCCCTGGTCGGTCATCACTTCGGCTTCATCTACGACATGAAAACGATAGACAAGAGCTATGCCGAAGGGGCTTTCCTGCGAACGAAGCCTGCAAAGAGAATCCCGCAGATGAAGCTTGCCGAATACATCGAGAAGGGCGAGATAAAGTTCCTCTACGTTTACAACTCCAACCCGCTGGCGAGTTTGCCGAATCAGAACAGGCTCAGGAGAGCTCTGGTAGAAAACGATGTCTTTATCGTTACCCACGACATCTTCCTGACTGACACGGCCCTATTCTCTGACGTCGTCCTGCCGGCGAACACCTTCTTTGAGAGGCTCGACATAGTTGACTCCTACTATCACCGCCACGTAGCTCTAAACGAGCCAGTTGCAGAACTTTACGGAAAATCCAACAGCGAGGTAACGAGGCTTTTGGCCAAAGCCCTTGGCATCGAGAACCCTCACCTCTACGAGAGCGACGAGGAGGTAATACGGAAGGTTCTGGAAATCAACGACCTAAGCTGGGAGGAGCTGAAAGCCAAGGGCTTCGTAAAGGTTCTAGAAAAGCCGAGGAAGTGGGAGACACCGAGTGGCAAAATCGAGTTCTACTCTCAGAGGGCCACTGAGCGCGGTCTATCACCGTTTCCGGAATACAAGCCCCCACAGGGCAACTACCCACTCCGCCTGCTCAGTCCAACGCACAGGATGACGATAACGAGCCAGTACCACAACACCTACGGGATAATAGACCCGAGCCTCTACATGAACCCAGATGATGCTGAGGAGAGGGGAATCTGCGACGGAGACACCGTAGAGGTTTTCAACGACAATGGGAGGATCAAAACGACCGTGAAACTTAGTGATGATGTTCCTAAAGGCGTCGTCCTACTCTACAAGGCCTTCTGGCCCTCTTTGCTTGGCTGGAACGTGAACTTTTTGACAAGCGATAAAACCGTCGAAAAATATGGCAACGGGTCTGCCTATCATTCAACTTGGATTGATGTGAGAAAAGTCTGA
- a CDS encoding peroxiredoxin has product MVVIGEKFPEVEVKTTHGVIKLPEYFAEKGKWFILFSHPADFTPVCTTEFYAMQKRVEEFRKLGVEPIGLSVDQVFSHIKWMEWIKDNLGVEIDFPVIADDRGELADKLGMIPSGSTITARAVFVVDDKGVIRAIVYYPAEVGRDWDEILRLVKALKTSDEHGVALPHKWPNNELIGDKVIIPPAATIEEKKKREEAKAKGEIECYDWWFCYKKLE; this is encoded by the coding sequence ATGGTCGTCATAGGAGAAAAGTTCCCAGAGGTTGAGGTTAAGACCACCCACGGAGTGATAAAGCTCCCGGAGTACTTTGCTGAGAAGGGCAAGTGGTTCATACTCTTCAGTCACCCGGCTGACTTCACCCCGGTCTGTACCACAGAGTTCTACGCCATGCAGAAGAGGGTCGAGGAGTTCAGGAAGCTTGGCGTCGAGCCCATCGGACTGAGCGTTGACCAGGTCTTCAGCCACATCAAGTGGATGGAGTGGATTAAGGATAACCTCGGCGTCGAGATCGACTTCCCCGTCATAGCCGATGACCGCGGTGAGCTCGCCGACAAGCTCGGCATGATCCCGAGCGGCTCCACTATTACTGCTAGGGCAGTCTTCGTCGTCGACGACAAGGGCGTCATTAGGGCGATAGTTTACTACCCGGCCGAGGTCGGCAGGGACTGGGATGAGATACTCAGGCTCGTAAAGGCCCTCAAGACCAGCGACGAGCACGGTGTTGCTCTGCCGCACAAGTGGCCGAACAACGAGCTCATCGGTGACAAGGTCATCATCCCGCCGGCTGCCACCATCGAAGAGAAGAAGAAGCGCGAAGAAGCCAAGGCCAAGGGCGAGATCGAGTGCTACGACTGGTGGTTCTGCTACAAGAAGCTCGAGTGA
- a CDS encoding ferritin family protein, with the protein MKKTTERGAIMESSLEVFMKKAEIEEKVREVLKQITKMPLRDVLSYVVKGEEDSTSLYTFLYENIPSDYYKKRFKEFIETEKSHEQKVIEIFKTLYSGEEPKDVPFESWTAIFKEREFKLKTAREYLDILEIAIEYEKLAEEVYLYLEKNIGIPEYKQIFLELANDERDHYNFVLKEYEFYRKIKAEQEFQELIKELMRDKKEKG; encoded by the coding sequence ATGAAGAAAACTACAGAAAGGGGAGCGATTATGGAAAGTTCATTGGAGGTTTTTATGAAAAAAGCAGAAATCGAAGAAAAGGTGAGGGAGGTTCTAAAGCAGATTACCAAAATGCCCCTAAGGGACGTTCTGAGTTATGTTGTTAAAGGCGAAGAAGACTCAACAAGCCTTTACACTTTTCTCTATGAAAATATTCCCAGCGATTATTACAAAAAGAGATTTAAGGAGTTTATTGAGACAGAAAAATCCCATGAGCAAAAAGTAATAGAGATTTTTAAAACATTATATTCCGGCGAAGAGCCAAAAGATGTTCCCTTTGAGAGTTGGACTGCAATATTCAAAGAAAGGGAGTTCAAGCTAAAAACAGCGAGAGAGTATCTTGATATTCTCGAAATCGCCATAGAATATGAGAAATTGGCGGAAGAAGTATATCTATATTTGGAAAAGAACATAGGAATTCCAGAATATAAACAGATATTCCTAGAGCTCGCAAATGATGAACGCGATCACTATAATTTTGTGTTAAAGGAGTACGAGTTCTATAGGAAGATAAAGGCTGAACAAGAATTTCAAGAGCTCATCAAAGAGCTTATGAGAGATAAAAAAGAAAAGGGGTAA
- a CDS encoding ABC transporter permease, producing MSFVKKFLAIYRIDWKMLKRDPMLVYSIVITLILLFVVRYFKDRLGALYLPAAIFCIIFIPLIFGMIPGFMMANEKEEKTIAALQVIPISSEAFLTYRLLWASAVTVILTGLAPKILDIPIPWKGLLALMALFIIEVWTYALLITDFSETRMQALTVSKVAGWLLILPPAIKFIVIARNISTDWSKFTAFLPTYWVYRLFEGIPFNDYGDFWPGLVVHLMWLGTLVWLFRRRVL from the coding sequence ATGAGTTTTGTGAAGAAGTTCCTCGCCATTTACAGGATTGACTGGAAGATGCTGAAAAGGGACCCGATGCTCGTTTATAGCATCGTCATTACCCTAATCCTCCTTTTCGTCGTCCGCTACTTCAAGGACCGGCTGGGGGCTCTCTATCTGCCTGCAGCAATCTTTTGCATCATCTTCATTCCCCTCATCTTCGGCATGATTCCCGGCTTCATGATGGCCAACGAAAAGGAAGAGAAAACTATAGCGGCCCTTCAGGTGATTCCGATATCGAGTGAGGCCTTCTTAACTTACAGACTCCTCTGGGCATCTGCTGTAACGGTTATCCTTACGGGCCTAGCGCCGAAAATTCTTGACATACCGATTCCGTGGAAAGGCCTCCTGGCGCTCATGGCACTTTTCATAATTGAAGTGTGGACCTACGCGCTGTTGATAACTGACTTCTCGGAGACTAGGATGCAGGCTTTGACAGTTTCAAAAGTCGCCGGCTGGCTGCTCATCCTCCCGCCGGCCATAAAGTTCATCGTGATCGCCAGGAACATATCAACTGATTGGAGCAAGTTCACGGCCTTTCTTCCGACCTACTGGGTCTACAGGCTCTTCGAGGGGATTCCTTTCAACGACTACGGGGATTTCTGGCCGGGGCTGGTGGTCCATCTGATGTGGCTGGGGACTCTGGTCTGGCTGTTCAGGAGAAGGGTTCTTTGA
- a CDS encoding ABC transporter permease codes for MSFAQLMKVEFKVGMRNYTCPIYFLAALAYGVMLRAFPEQYVPTMAPLFIFIEPGLLGFMFIGTSIFSDKKDGTIGALSVTPMEWRDYYLSKTIIMALLALIGALVIVVVGAGFNVQIAYVLIGTLLVSVVYTLLGIAIAAKYRDLDDYFVPLLAVMVLSFLPFAAYHGLISSPWGKVLYVIPSYPGLYFFHAGFEEIARETLMWSGIALVIWGIVAYNLAKIRFYKYAVEGLR; via the coding sequence ATGAGCTTTGCCCAGCTGATGAAGGTCGAGTTCAAGGTGGGCATGAGAAACTACACCTGCCCCATATACTTCCTCGCGGCCCTAGCTTACGGCGTTATGCTGAGGGCCTTCCCGGAGCAGTACGTCCCGACGATGGCACCGCTTTTCATATTTATCGAGCCAGGTCTGCTCGGCTTTATGTTCATTGGAACCTCGATATTCTCCGACAAGAAGGACGGCACTATTGGAGCGCTCTCCGTGACGCCGATGGAGTGGCGCGACTATTACCTCTCCAAAACGATCATCATGGCTTTACTAGCTCTTATCGGGGCGCTAGTGATAGTGGTCGTCGGCGCTGGCTTCAACGTCCAAATCGCCTACGTGCTCATCGGAACTCTGCTGGTCTCGGTGGTCTACACCCTCCTCGGCATAGCGATAGCTGCAAAATACAGGGATCTGGACGACTACTTCGTGCCCCTGCTGGCCGTCATGGTGCTTTCTTTCCTACCCTTTGCGGCATACCACGGGCTCATAAGCAGCCCATGGGGGAAGGTGCTCTACGTTATACCGAGCTATCCGGGACTCTACTTCTTCCACGCGGGCTTCGAGGAGATAGCGAGGGAAACACTGATGTGGTCGGGCATTGCCCTTGTAATCTGGGGCATCGTAGCATACAACCTCGCTAAAATCCGCTTTTACAAATACGCCGTGGAGGGATTGAGATGA
- a CDS encoding ABC transporter ATP-binding protein: MPVIEVENVRKYYGEVRGVENLSFSVEEGEIYGFLGPNGAGKTTTVKILVKIIKDYEGEVRVFGKDLREWSKDYYQKIGVSFEFPAIYSKLTALENLEFFASFYKKHLDPMDVLKMVGLGKEADQLVGNLSKGMKKKLDLARAFLPDPEILFLDEPLEGLDPGSARKIKDMLLEMKENGKTIFLTTHNMYVADELCDRVAFIVDGAVRLVDSPKELKVKMGKRVVKVEYATSGNVEVKEFPLEGLGQNEEFLEILRNHEVRRINTEEPTLEEIFLKVTGRRLV, from the coding sequence ATGCCTGTTATCGAGGTCGAAAACGTTAGGAAATACTACGGTGAAGTAAGGGGCGTTGAAAACTTGAGCTTCTCCGTTGAGGAAGGGGAAATCTACGGCTTTTTGGGTCCCAACGGGGCAGGAAAAACGACAACAGTTAAAATCTTGGTCAAGATAATCAAGGACTACGAAGGCGAGGTTAGAGTCTTTGGAAAAGACTTGAGAGAGTGGAGCAAGGACTACTATCAGAAAATAGGCGTCTCCTTTGAGTTTCCTGCAATTTACTCGAAGCTCACGGCCCTTGAAAACCTTGAGTTCTTTGCCTCCTTCTACAAGAAGCACCTTGACCCCATGGATGTGCTCAAGATGGTGGGTCTTGGCAAGGAAGCAGATCAGTTGGTTGGAAACCTTTCCAAGGGTATGAAGAAGAAGCTTGACCTAGCGAGGGCCTTCCTCCCTGATCCGGAGATACTCTTCCTCGATGAGCCTTTAGAGGGTCTCGACCCTGGAAGCGCAAGGAAGATTAAGGACATGCTCCTTGAGATGAAGGAGAACGGAAAGACGATTTTTCTAACGACACACAACATGTACGTGGCGGACGAGCTCTGCGACAGGGTGGCATTCATAGTGGACGGTGCTGTGAGGCTCGTGGACAGCCCGAAGGAGCTCAAGGTCAAGATGGGTAAGAGGGTTGTGAAAGTTGAATATGCCACCAGTGGCAACGTTGAGGTTAAGGAATTCCCACTAGAAGGTTTGGGTCAGAACGAGGAGTTCCTCGAAATCCTCCGGAACCACGAGGTAAGAAGGATAAACACGGAGGAGCCTACGCTCGAGGAGATATTCCTAAAGGTGACGGGGAGGAGGCTCGTATGA
- a CDS encoding bifunctional 2-polyprenyl-6-hydroxyphenol methylase/3-demethylubiquinol 3-O-methyltransferase UbiG gives MTMKKNEWEEFFDKEASHYLEEPFTKHTKKEVEFLLNEFQLPEGAKILDVGCGVGRHSIELAKRGYKVTGIDISQRMLEEARKRAQKEGVEVEFIKADATKFKREEEFDAAICLCEGAFSLIGSSDDPIEHDLAILKNIYESLKPGGKFILTVLSALSGIKGASNEDIAKGTFDPNTMTFFEEIEAPDGTKFPIRERVYVPTELYLMFKMVGFEVKGIWGGTAGRWGKRKVDFDDIEIMVIGEKPRREG, from the coding sequence ATGACAATGAAAAAGAACGAATGGGAAGAGTTTTTTGATAAAGAGGCGAGTCACTACTTGGAAGAGCCGTTTACTAAACACACAAAAAAGGAAGTGGAGTTTTTATTAAATGAGTTTCAGCTGCCAGAAGGAGCCAAGATACTGGACGTTGGCTGCGGTGTCGGGAGGCACTCAATAGAGCTCGCAAAAAGAGGCTACAAGGTTACAGGAATTGACATATCCCAGAGAATGCTTGAAGAGGCAAGAAAACGAGCTCAAAAGGAAGGTGTTGAAGTGGAGTTCATAAAAGCAGACGCCACGAAGTTTAAGCGTGAGGAGGAATTTGACGCTGCCATATGCCTCTGCGAAGGTGCCTTTTCACTAATCGGTTCAAGTGACGACCCAATAGAGCATGACTTAGCAATACTCAAGAACATTTATGAATCCCTAAAGCCTGGCGGAAAATTTATTTTGACTGTCCTAAGTGCCCTTTCAGGAATTAAAGGAGCATCAAACGAGGACATAGCCAAAGGAACTTTCGACCCAAACACCATGACGTTCTTTGAAGAAATCGAGGCACCCGATGGCACAAAATTCCCGATTAGAGAGCGTGTCTACGTCCCCACAGAGCTTTACTTAATGTTCAAAATGGTTGGGTTTGAAGTAAAAGGCATCTGGGGAGGCACTGCTGGAAGGTGGGGAAAGAGGAAGGTGGATTTCGACGACATTGAGATAATGGTTATAGGTGAAAAGCCCAGAAGGGAGGGGTAA
- a CDS encoding thioredoxin family protein, with amino-acid sequence MIREFDGDFEKVKRAKYALLWFSSPGCPPCRMIEPFMHELSEEYKEVEFWEVDVEKHLPLAEKFDVMNVPTLIYLKEGNEITRQNLVRKKEVEEKLMMLLDSDS; translated from the coding sequence ATGATCAGGGAGTTTGATGGAGACTTTGAAAAAGTTAAAAGGGCCAAATATGCCCTCCTTTGGTTTTCTTCTCCTGGCTGTCCACCATGCAGGATGATTGAACCGTTTATGCACGAGCTGAGCGAGGAGTATAAGGAAGTGGAGTTCTGGGAGGTTGACGTGGAGAAGCATCTTCCACTTGCGGAGAAGTTCGACGTCATGAACGTACCTACGCTGATTTATCTCAAAGAAGGAAATGAAATCACGAGGCAGAACCTGGTGAGGAAGAAGGAGGTCGAAGAGAAGCTAATGATGCTTCTGGATTCTGACTCCTGA
- a CDS encoding heavy metal translocating P-type ATPase has product MKLTLKVNGMTCAMCVKTIETALKELDGVKDARANLNSENVYVDFDESRVSLNQIIKTIEELGYQVVREKRDAIIKIGGMTCAMCVKTIEVALKELPGVLDAQVNLATEKAKVSYDPSLVSMEDIKRAIEEVGYQFLGVEGEESYDVEKEAREKHIMEMKKKLAVAWGIGIPLFASAQLHRFGIEIPNLIYIQFLLATLAIIYAGRDIFGKALNSLKHKSLNMEVMYSMGIGSAYFASVLATIGIIPREFNFYEASVLLMAFLLLGRYLETLAKGRTSEAIKKLMGLQAKKATVIRDGKEIEVPISEVKVGDIVIVKPGERIPVDGIVIEGESYVDESMITGEPIPNLKKKGDEVIGGTINKNSVLKIEARRVGRDTVLAQIIRLVEEAQNTRPPIQRLADKVVTYFIPTVLTIALISFGYWYFIADQPLLFAFTTLLSVLVIACPCAFGLATPTALTVGMGKGAEMGILIKNGEVLEIARKATIVLFDKTGTLTRGTPEVTDVVTFGIDEKELLSLVASAEKRSEHPLGEAIVRKAQELGLEVKEPQSFEAITGKGVKAVVDGKEILAGNRKLFKENGYSIEGDVEKALLKLEDEAKTAIIVAIDGKIVGVIGIADTIKEGAREAIEELHKMGKKVGMITGDNRRTAEAIARQLNIDYVLAEVLPQDKANEVKKLQEKGEVVIFVGDGINDAPALAQADIGIAVSSGTDIAMESGDIVLIKNDLRDVVRAIKLSQKTLSKIKQNIFWAMFYNTILIPFAAGLAYVLFGITFRPEWAAGAMSLSSVSVVTNSLLLKKAKI; this is encoded by the coding sequence ATGAAGCTCACGCTTAAGGTTAATGGAATGACGTGTGCAATGTGTGTAAAAACTATAGAAACGGCTCTAAAAGAGCTTGATGGCGTTAAAGACGCCAGGGCCAATTTAAACTCTGAAAATGTTTACGTTGACTTCGATGAGTCAAGGGTCAGCCTGAATCAAATTATAAAGACGATTGAAGAGCTCGGCTATCAGGTGGTCAGGGAAAAGAGAGACGCAATAATAAAAATCGGTGGAATGACCTGTGCAATGTGCGTCAAAACCATTGAAGTAGCTCTTAAAGAGCTCCCTGGGGTTTTAGATGCCCAGGTCAATTTGGCAACTGAGAAGGCCAAAGTAAGCTATGATCCAAGTTTAGTAAGCATGGAAGACATTAAGAGAGCAATTGAAGAGGTTGGCTACCAATTCTTGGGAGTTGAAGGTGAGGAAAGCTATGACGTAGAAAAAGAGGCTCGAGAGAAGCACATAATGGAAATGAAGAAGAAACTTGCAGTTGCTTGGGGAATAGGAATACCTCTCTTCGCCTCAGCGCAGCTTCACAGGTTTGGAATTGAAATTCCTAACTTAATTTACATTCAATTCCTGCTGGCAACTCTGGCAATAATCTATGCTGGAAGGGATATCTTTGGAAAGGCTCTCAATTCATTGAAGCACAAAAGCTTAAACATGGAAGTCATGTACTCCATGGGAATTGGTTCTGCTTATTTTGCAAGCGTTTTAGCTACAATAGGAATTATTCCGAGGGAGTTCAACTTTTATGAGGCAAGCGTTTTGCTAATGGCTTTCCTCCTGCTTGGACGCTACTTAGAAACCTTGGCCAAAGGAAGAACGAGTGAGGCAATTAAAAAGCTCATGGGGCTTCAAGCTAAAAAGGCGACCGTAATTAGGGATGGAAAAGAGATTGAAGTTCCAATAAGCGAAGTTAAAGTCGGCGATATTGTCATAGTCAAACCTGGAGAGAGGATTCCGGTCGATGGAATTGTAATTGAGGGAGAAAGCTACGTTGACGAATCGATGATCACCGGAGAACCAATTCCAAATTTAAAGAAGAAGGGCGACGAGGTTATCGGCGGAACGATTAACAAGAACTCCGTGCTTAAAATCGAGGCAAGGAGGGTCGGAAGAGACACCGTTCTGGCACAAATAATTAGGCTCGTTGAGGAAGCACAAAATACAAGACCACCGATTCAGAGATTAGCGGACAAAGTCGTTACATACTTCATTCCAACCGTTTTAACAATAGCACTAATCTCCTTTGGATACTGGTACTTCATAGCTGACCAGCCCCTACTCTTCGCCTTCACAACACTGCTCAGCGTTTTGGTGATTGCCTGCCCATGTGCCTTTGGCTTGGCAACTCCAACGGCTTTAACAGTTGGAATGGGTAAAGGTGCTGAAATGGGAATTTTAATTAAGAACGGTGAAGTGCTGGAAATAGCGAGGAAAGCCACAATAGTTCTCTTCGATAAGACGGGGACGCTAACAAGGGGGACGCCTGAAGTTACGGATGTAGTGACTTTTGGCATTGATGAGAAAGAGCTTTTGAGCTTAGTAGCTTCAGCTGAAAAGCGCTCAGAGCATCCACTAGGAGAAGCCATAGTTAGGAAAGCTCAAGAGCTCGGATTGGAGGTTAAAGAGCCCCAAAGCTTTGAGGCAATAACCGGCAAGGGAGTAAAAGCAGTAGTGGATGGAAAGGAAATCTTGGCAGGAAATAGAAAGCTGTTCAAAGAGAATGGTTACTCAATAGAAGGAGATGTTGAAAAAGCCCTCCTCAAGCTCGAAGATGAAGCTAAAACGGCCATAATAGTGGCAATTGACGGAAAAATAGTGGGAGTCATTGGAATAGCGGACACAATCAAAGAAGGTGCGAGAGAAGCGATAGAAGAGCTTCACAAAATGGGCAAGAAAGTTGGAATGATTACCGGCGACAATAGAAGAACCGCAGAAGCGATAGCCAGACAGCTTAACATAGATTACGTTTTAGCAGAAGTTTTGCCCCAGGATAAAGCAAATGAAGTGAAGAAGCTTCAGGAGAAGGGAGAAGTAGTCATTTTTGTCGGAGATGGAATAAACGACGCTCCCGCTTTGGCTCAAGCTGACATAGGCATAGCAGTAAGCTCTGGAACCGACATAGCAATGGAGAGCGGAGACATCGTCTTGATTAAAAACGACTTAAGAGACGTGGTTAGGGCAATAAAGCTCAGCCAAAAGACGCTCTCAAAGATTAAGCAGAACATCTTCTGGGCGATGTTCTACAACACCATCCTAATACCATTCGCCGCTGGACTGGCCTATGTTCTCTTTGGAATCACCTTCAGACCAGAATGGGCTGCTGGAGCTATGTCATTGAGCAGCGTAAGTGTCGTTACAAACTCATTGCTTTTGAAAAAAGCTAAGATTTGA
- a CDS encoding TRASH domain-containing protein: MTKLDELDLKLIYLLMDNSRLSISELAERLSVSRPTVKTRLEKLEKEGIIQRYTIKLHPELQRAHNVVALIIKTNEPEKLQEFEEIIEINRFTSKKYLIKVAVEDMEGLRNVIEGAGFEVLEIMPILESIEKEHPPKVKVPFKCDYCGKEIVGEPIVYKYRNRVYFFCCPTCLREFKRTRENIEKLKLKEQEVKHAHEH, translated from the coding sequence ATGACAAAGCTGGATGAACTGGATTTGAAGCTGATATACCTTCTCATGGACAACTCAAGATTAAGCATCTCCGAACTCGCGGAAAGACTCAGCGTCAGCAGGCCAACTGTTAAAACGAGGCTGGAAAAACTTGAGAAAGAAGGAATTATTCAGCGTTACACGATTAAACTCCACCCCGAACTCCAGAGGGCCCACAACGTCGTTGCTCTGATAATCAAAACTAACGAGCCAGAGAAGCTCCAAGAGTTTGAGGAAATCATCGAGATCAACCGCTTCACGAGTAAGAAGTACCTCATAAAAGTGGCTGTCGAAGACATGGAGGGGCTGAGAAACGTAATAGAAGGTGCCGGTTTTGAAGTGCTTGAGATAATGCCCATCCTAGAGAGTATCGAGAAAGAGCACCCTCCCAAGGTCAAGGTTCCATTCAAATGCGACTACTGCGGCAAGGAGATAGTCGGCGAGCCTATAGTTTACAAGTACCGCAACAGGGTTTATTTCTTCTGCTGCCCCACCTGCTTGAGAGAATTCAAGAGAACAAGGGAGAACATAGAGAAACTCAAGCTAAAAGAGCAGGAGGTAAAGCACGCTCACGAGCACTAA